One Mangifera indica cultivar Alphonso chromosome 4, CATAS_Mindica_2.1, whole genome shotgun sequence genomic region harbors:
- the LOC123213744 gene encoding uncharacterized protein At1g10890-like: MPRELSHSRSRSPTYRRRHSPSPRYSRRSRRDRSRSPYSSYSSSRWKSHSISPRRRKAHSPSPRRRKSRSPTPRRHKRHRSRSSSLSPTHKSSSPSLWSLEQKNAIEKLRKEEEERKRHHQEAELKLIEEETARRVEEAVRKKVEESLNSYEIKLEIQKRLEEGRKRLLDEVTAQLEKEKEDALIEARRKEENVRKEKEELEQMLEENRRRVEEAQRKEAEEQQRREEERYRELERIQREKEEALRRKKQQEEEERKNQMKLLGKNKSRPKLSFAIGSK; this comes from the exons ATGCCTAGGGAATTGTCACATTCACGGTCGCGATCACCCACATATAGGCGCAGGCATTCACCTTCGCCTAGGTATAGCAGGAGGAGCCGGCGAGATAGAAGTCGGTCACCATATTCATCATATTCTTCGAGCAG GTGGAAAAGTCATTCTATTTCCCCACGACGCCGTAAAGCTCATTCTCCATCTCCAAGGCGCCGTAAAAGTCGTTCTCCTACTCCAAGGCGCCATAAGAGGCATAGAAGTAGGAGTTCTTCACTGTCTCCTACTCATAAATCCTCAAGTCCAAGTCTTTGGTCATTAGAGCAAAAAAAtgcaattgaaaaattaagaaaagaagaagaagagagaaaaag GCATCACCAGGAGGCTGAATTGAAACTGATAGAAGAAGAGACGGCAAGGAGGGTAGAAGAAGCTGTTAGGAAGAAAGTTGAAGAGAGTTTGAACTCTTATGAGATTAAGCTGGAAATTCAGAAGCGGTTGGAGGAGGGGCGGAAGAGACTTCTAGATGAAGTCACAGCTCAACttgagaaagaaaaggaagatgCTCTAATTGAGGCTAGAAGAAAGGAG GAAAATGTCcggaaagagaaagaagaattgGAGCAAATGCTTGAAGAAAACCGGAGGAGGGTGGAAGAAGCTCAGAGAAAGGAAGCGGAGGAGCAGCAGCGAAGAGAGGAGGAGCGTTACCGTGAACTGGAGCGCAtccaaagagaaaaagaagaggcATTGAGAAGGAAGAAACAGCAAGAGGAGGAAGAACGTAAAAATCAGATGAAGTTGTTGGGTAAGAACAAATCTCGACCAAAGTTGTCGTTTGCAATTGGATCTAAATGA